The DNA window TCCCCAGCCACAGCAGGTAGGCGGCGCCGGCAACGGTGATCCAGCCCAGGACTCCGGGCATGCCGGCAAGGAGGGCTGCCAGGCCCGCCACCATAAGGACGGTGTGCAGGACGTAGCCGCTGCACAGGCCGGCCACCGCGGGGACAAAACTGCGCCGCCCCAGGCCCGCCGTGATGGAGTAGGCCCAGTCCACCCCGGGGGTGCAGGCGAGGGCGGCGGCGACCACCACGAACGCTAGGAATAGCTGAAGATTCACGCTGGGCTCCTGACTGAGGGTTACAGGAAAAAGCCTAGGCAAATCACCGCCATAAGTGTTCACTGTTTTCGCCCAGATCGCCGCCTGGCGGGTAAGATTTTTGCGTGATCGACCATATCGACAGAAATATTTTGCGCTACCTCAAAGAGGACGGGCGGATGACTGCCACGGCCCTCGCTGCGAAGGTGGGCCTGACCGTGGCGCCGTGCCACCGCCGGCTCCGGGACCTGGAGTCGTCCGGCGTGATCCGCGGCTATAAAGCGGACATTGACCCGGCCGCCGTCGGGCTCGGTTTTGAGGCGATCGTCTTCGTGACCCTGCGGCAGGTGGACCGGCCCACCATGGAGATCTTCGAGAACCGCGTGGCAGGGAATCCCAACATCGTGGAGGCCCAGCGGCTGTTCGGCTCCCCGGACTACCTGCTGAAGGTGATTGCCGCGGACCTTCCGTCCTATCAGCGCTTCTACGACAGCGAGCTGACGTCCCTCCCGGGCGTGGAACGGCTGACGTCGACGCTGGTGATGAAGAACCTGAAGTCGAACGCAGGCCCGCCCGTCTGAGCACGCTCCAGCGTTAAATGCGGCCGGCCGCGGAAGGTGACTTCCGCGGCCGGCCCGTTGTTGTCGGCCCCGGGCTCAGCGGGGATTCAGGACAACGTTCTGGAGGGCGCCCGTTCCCGTGCCCGTATGGAGCCAGAGCGTCCCGTCGGGCGAGGTGGAGAGGATGTTCGGGTTGGCTGTTCCGGCGAACCTGCCCACGCTGGCCAGTGACTGGAAGGCGTTCCAGCCGGCGCCGAGCTGCTTGCGGGCCAGGAAGCCGGAGGCTCCGTTGCCGGGGTAGAGCCAGAGGTTGCCGTCAGCGGTGCGGGCCATGAGGTCGGCCTTCCCGTCGCCGTTGAAGTCGTTCGCGGCAATCACCTGGTCGAAGATCCCCCAGCCGGAGCCGATCTCCTTGCGTGCCAGGAATCCGCCGGTCCCGTTCCCGGGGTACAGCCAGAGCTTGCCGTCCGCGGACTGGCCGATGACGTCGTTGCGTCCGTCGCCGGAAAAGTCGCCCGGTGCCAGCATCCGCGTGAAAATGCTCCAGCCGCTGCCGATCTTCTTGGGCGTCAGGAAGGTTCCCTTCCCGTCGGTCGGGTAGAGCCAGAGCGAGCCGTCGGCCTGCCGGGCCACCAGGTCCGGGCCGCCGGCGCCGTTGAAGTTGCCCGCGGAGATCACTTGGTCAAAGCCCTGCCAGCCGCTGCCGATCTGGCGGGCGGCGCGGAACCCGCCGGAACCGTTTCCGGAGTAAAGCCGCAACGCGCCGTCCGCGGAACGGGCCAGGACATCCGGTTTACCGTCGCCGTCAAAGTCGCCGGCCTCCCAGACCTGGCTGAAGGAGTTCCAGCCCGAACCGATCTTGAGCTTGGCTGCGAACCCGCCGCCGCCGTTTCCGGGATACGCCATGAGGGCGCCGGTCTTGCTGGCAACCAGAACGTCCGTGTGGCCGTCGGCGGTGAAGTCCTGGCCGCCCATCAGGTCGGCCGCGCCGTTCCAGCCCGTCGCTAGGGTGGTGCGCGCCAGGAATCCGCCCGTTCCGGTGCCCGGGTAGAGGTACACGGTGCCGTCGCTGCTCCGTGCCAGCAGGCCGGGGGCGCCGCCGGCGAGCCCGCCGGCGCCCGCCAGGGCAGTGAACCCCTGCCAGCCGGTTCCCACGAGTTTTGCCGGCAGGAAGCCGCCGGTCCCGTTGCCCGGGTACAGCCACAGTGATCCGTCGGCGCGCATGCCGATCAGGTCGCGGCGCTGGTCGCCGTCGAAATCGCCGGCCGCGATGATGCGCTTGAAGATGTCCCAGCCGGACCCGATCTGCTTCCGTGCCTGGAAGCCGCCGGTGCCCGTGCCCGGGTACAGCCAGAGGGCGCCGTCGGAGGTCCGTGCAATGAGGTCACTGCGGCCGTCACCGTTGAAGTCGCCGTCGCCCAGGACCGTGTTGAAGGCGTTCCACCCGATGCCGATCTTGACCGGTGCGCCCAGCTTGTTTCCGGCCTGGCCGGCGAGCAGGAGCAGTGAGCCGTCGGCTTCGCGTGAGATGGCATCTGCGCGGCCGTCGCCGTTGATGTCGCCGGCCGAGAACTGGATTTTGGTGCGCAGCGCGAGGTCGGCGTCGATGGTGACGGTGGCCGAAGCGGCCGTGACGGCGTTGATGGTCACCCGTGTCCCGGCGTGGGTGGTGAACGTGCGGCCTGCCTGCCAGGCGTGGTTGGGGCTGTAATAGCCGCTGAACGGAATGGTGGACGGCATCAGCGTCAGGGACGACGACGGGGTAGCCCCGCCGCGCTGGACGATCTTGACGCCGCGGTTGCCTGCGGACCCCGACGCGAGGTAGGAGTCATAGCCGGCCGGCTCCCTCAGCTCAAGGTAGTAGACCTCCCGGCTGACGGGATCGGTGAACTTCACCGCGCGGCCTGCGCCGGTTCCGCCCCACGGTTTCAGCGTGTAGCTTTTCACGCCGGCGGCGACGCCCAGGTCGCGGATTTCGTTGCCCAGGCCGAGGCCCCTCCAGTCCCAGAAAGGCGAGCTGATCACCGGCATGCTCGGGTGCGATGCGCCCATGAGGTCGGTGGTGTCGCCGTATTCACGGATGTAGCAGGAGGAATCGGTGAACTGTCCGGTGCTGGTGGTGCCGACGTCGGACGCGCCGCTGCTGCACTGCAGTGCGTCGGCATGCATGGACCCCAGAACGTGGCCGAACTCGTGCGCGATCACGCTGCTGGTGTAGGTGCTGATCTGGGGCATCAGCACGCGCCCGCTGTTGCCGTTGCTGCTGTAGCCGGCGCCCAGGGCGCCGGAGGACAGCGTGGCGGTCGGGACGAAGACGACGAGCGCGGTGTTAGCGCTGTAGGCCCACTTCAGCTCGCTGGTAATCGTGTTGATGACGTCGTAGTAGGACTGCGTCGACTTGGCGGCGGACAGGAACCCTGTGGTGCGGCTGGTGACGGTCATGGAGATGCGGCCGTTGGACATCGCCTTCCAGTAGTTGCTGGAAGCCGCGACGGCCTGCTCGGCCGAGGCCAGGGAAACGGTGTTCCTGTTGTCAGCCAGCTTGGCGATCACCAGTTTGACGTTGATCGGCGCCGCGGCCGTACCCCCCGCCTCCGTCTGCAGGGCGAGTCCCGTGGGAAGCCCGTCCATGGGCACCCCGGGGGCCGACTCGTACACGTGATCCCCGTGCGGGGTCCCCTCGATGAACTGCGCAGCGGGACCGTCCACTGCTGGATCGGCCGCCGCCAGTGACGGGCTGGCCGGGAGGGCGACAAGCCCCGCGGCGAGCACCAGCAGGCCGGTGGCAGAGGCGATGGAACGGGAAATTAAGCGCATGGAGTTCCTTATTGAGACCGAACCCTGGCGGAGACCTTGGGGTGGAGGGCGCAACGGCCGGCCGCGACGCGCTGCAGGCTGATGCAGGATCAGGCTACAGTCGGCACCGCAGGACAGGCGGCAGAATAGCCGCAGTTTTATCCAATGATTTGCACAAGATCGGAGTGGCGCGCGGAATGTCGCCCCTCAGTCGCCTAAAAGCCCCGTGGTCCGGTAAGGAATCACTTCGCGCAGAAACATGCTCGTGGACGTACGCACGATGCCCGGGCACAGCCGGATCTCCTCGGAGACCCGGTACAGGTCATCCGGGCTGGTGGCCACCACCCGGATCAGGAGGTCGGTGTCCCCGGCCGGGGCATGGCACTCCAGCACCTCCGGGATCTCGCGGAGGGCCGCGATGGCCTCGTTGAGGTGGCTCTGGTCCAGTTCAGCGCTCACCGCTGCCGCCACACCCCGCCCCAGGGCGGCGGGAAGCACGCGGCTGCTGTTGGGACGGAGCGCGCCCGACGCCGTCATCCGCTCCAGGCGTGACTGAACGGTTCCGCGGGCCAGTCCCAGGCGCTGGGCCAGCACCATGATCGGCGCCCGCGGATCCTCGTCCAAGGCGGCCAGGATCCGCCGGTCGGTGGCATCGAGCTGCTGCAATCTGATCACTTCCTGCATATCAGGGACCCTGGAGTTGGTCAGATTGACCATCTCAGGCAATGCCTGTTGCGCCAACTGTATGACTTCTGCTCAAATTGTGGCAACAAGGGCAGCGGCCACCGCCAACGCCCGCAGGCTACAGGTCCCCGGCACACCACCCGGCCCCTGGACCACGCTTCCCGCAAGGAAGCCGCCGCTGATTGACACTTGTTCACGCATCGTCTGTCCGCAAGCAGTGCCACGGTTCGAGGGATGGAGCTCCGATACGGAGCTCTGAAGCCCGGATCCGGCACGGCAAGAGCCCCTGAGCCACCGAGCCCGGTATTTGCCGGAGTGCGCGGTAGCTGAGGGGCTCTTGTGTTGTTCGGCATAGGCTGGAGGGCATGACCAGCGCTGGCCGTTTCGCCCCCAGCCCGTCCGGTGAGCTGCACGTCGGCAACCTCCGGACGGCCATCCTTGCGTGGCTCTTCGCCCGTTCCACCGGCCGGCGCTTCCTGCTGCGCGTCGAGGACCTGGACCGGGCCCGCGCCGGGGCGGAGGCTGAGCAGCTCCGCGATCTGGCGGCCGTCGGCGTGACCTGGGACGGCGATGTCGTGCGGCAGACCGACCGTGAACCGCTTTACTCGGCGGCGATCGCCGGGCTCGCGGCCGATGGGCTCACTTACGAATGCTTCTGCACGCGCCGGGAGATCCAGGAGGCGCCGTCCGCGCCGCATGCGCCGCAGGGCGCCTACCCGGGGACGTGCAGGGGGCTGTCGACGGCAGAACTCGAGTTCAGGCGGTCCACCCGCCCCGCCGCCATCCGGCTGCGGTCCTCCGTCGCGGAATGGGCGGTCCACGACACCCTGCACGGGGCCTACGCGGGCATGGTGGACGACTTCGTGCTGCGCCGCAACGACGGCGTGACGGCTTACAACCTCGCCGTGGTGGTGGACGATGCCGATCAGGGCATCGACCAGGTGGTCCGCGGGGACGACCTCCTGCCGTCCACGCCGCGGCAGGCATATCTCGCCTCGCTGCTGCATATGTCGA is part of the Arthrobacter sp. KBS0703 genome and encodes:
- a CDS encoding Lrp/AsnC family transcriptional regulator, which encodes MQEVIRLQQLDATDRRILAALDEDPRAPIMVLAQRLGLARGTVQSRLERMTASGALRPNSSRVLPAALGRGVAAAVSAELDQSHLNEAIAALREIPEVLECHAPAGDTDLLIRVVATSPDDLYRVSEEIRLCPGIVRTSTSMFLREVIPYRTTGLLGD
- a CDS encoding Lrp/AsnC family transcriptional regulator, which gives rise to MIDHIDRNILRYLKEDGRMTATALAAKVGLTVAPCHRRLRDLESSGVIRGYKADIDPAAVGLGFEAIVFVTLRQVDRPTMEIFENRVAGNPNIVEAQRLFGSPDYLLKVIAADLPSYQRFYDSELTSLPGVERLTSTLVMKNLKSNAGPPV
- the gluQRS gene encoding tRNA glutamyl-Q(34) synthetase GluQRS, which translates into the protein MTSAGRFAPSPSGELHVGNLRTAILAWLFARSTGRRFLLRVEDLDRARAGAEAEQLRDLAAVGVTWDGDVVRQTDREPLYSAAIAGLAADGLTYECFCTRREIQEAPSAPHAPQGAYPGTCRGLSTAELEFRRSTRPAAIRLRSSVAEWAVHDTLHGAYAGMVDDFVLRRNDGVTAYNLAVVVDDADQGIDQVVRGDDLLPSTPRQAYLASLLHMSIPEYAHVPLVVNADGARLAKRDGAVTLADLAAVGVSPDAARRTILESLGLPGESLESALDAFDPASLPREPWVWPGV
- a CDS encoding FG-GAP-like repeat-containing protein, whose protein sequence is MRLISRSIASATGLLVLAAGLVALPASPSLAAADPAVDGPAAQFIEGTPHGDHVYESAPGVPMDGLPTGLALQTEAGGTAAAPINVKLVIAKLADNRNTVSLASAEQAVAASSNYWKAMSNGRISMTVTSRTTGFLSAAKSTQSYYDVINTITSELKWAYSANTALVVFVPTATLSSGALGAGYSSNGNSGRVLMPQISTYTSSVIAHEFGHVLGSMHADALQCSSGASDVGTTSTGQFTDSSCYIREYGDTTDLMGASHPSMPVISSPFWDWRGLGLGNEIRDLGVAAGVKSYTLKPWGGTGAGRAVKFTDPVSREVYYLELREPAGYDSYLASGSAGNRGVKIVQRGGATPSSSLTLMPSTIPFSGYYSPNHAWQAGRTFTTHAGTRVTINAVTAASATVTIDADLALRTKIQFSAGDINGDGRADAISREADGSLLLLAGQAGNKLGAPVKIGIGWNAFNTVLGDGDFNGDGRSDLIARTSDGALWLYPGTGTGGFQARKQIGSGWDIFKRIIAAGDFDGDQRRDLIGMRADGSLWLYPGNGTGGFLPAKLVGTGWQGFTALAGAGGLAGGAPGLLARSSDGTVYLYPGTGTGGFLARTTLATGWNGAADLMGGQDFTADGHTDVLVASKTGALMAYPGNGGGGFAAKLKIGSGWNSFSQVWEAGDFDGDGKPDVLARSADGALRLYSGNGSGGFRAARQIGSGWQGFDQVISAGNFNGAGGPDLVARQADGSLWLYPTDGKGTFLTPKKIGSGWSIFTRMLAPGDFSGDGRNDVIGQSADGKLWLYPGNGTGGFLARKEIGSGWGIFDQVIAANDFNGDGKADLMARTADGNLWLYPGNGASGFLARKQLGAGWNAFQSLASVGRFAGTANPNILSTSPDGTLWLHTGTGTGALQNVVLNPR